ACCTCATTGGAACAACTAAAACACAAGCTTTGCCAATGTTAACATGAGCACTATATTCTGTACTTTTTTGTGCTTATCAGGAAAAAAAATACACCTAAGAAATACTCctgaaagaaaacataaaaatacacCATAAACAACCAGACATCAACTTCTTGCTAATGCTTTGtattctcttctcctttccttctACTGGAAGGCGGGATGTTGTGGTGCTTGGTGGGTGAACTCCCTTGTTCTTCATCTATAATTTGTTATGCTTTCACCTTCCAAGCAACAATATTCATTTGTACAGGTCATGTAGTTACTGATGCCTTTATACCATACCAGTCACCTATAATCCTATATgtatttacaagaaaaagaagaaaaatcttTATTCTAAGCTTTTGAGATTTACTAAAAAACCTTCACCATCTTCACGCAGGAAGGTTAATTTAAACCAGAGAAACAACACACAGAACATAAAAGATTAAGCATTCCTATTTCATTTTGAGGAAAGAGAACCAAATTACATTCCAACAGAGACCCAGGTGTCTTTTGGCCCTTCCCGCATTCCCCATCTCCATTTTACTCTTGGACAATAAGCTGTACACCTAGGGATGAGACTTCTAGCAAGTTTATAATCTCCTTTAGGGTGGAAGAGTAATGCCATGTCTGATAACTTGGTGCATTTATCCAAGATAGAGAATATAAACGAAAGGGTAACTTCAATATCATACACAACTAAATTTGCCACTATCTCTCTCAACTCCTTCAATGCATTCCTATCTTCCAAACCTCCTTTCCGAAAGCAATTCTCAGCTTCACACCAAGCCCCAGGGCCTATATTAAGATATGTTGCATTCGGAAACACATCAAACACTGCTTCCAAGCGAAATTTAATTGTTGCAGTCCATTTGAGAGAATTCACTGTCAGCTTCCTAACTGATTTACCAGATGGAAACATGCCAAGGAGGCAGCAAAGACTCGAAGATTCAAGGTGAAGGTTTCCCAAATTATGGAACTCTTTCACTCTAAAATCAGATGCTTCCTCGACCGAAAGATGGAAATCTGACAACAATGGGGTGTCGAGAACAAGAGATTTCGGCTTGATACATTTTAGCCTGAGCTTCACGAGGTTGGGAGCAAAGATAGTCAGAGACAGAGGAGCATTTGACACCGTCCACAAGCATGATTTAAGATGCAAGAGATGAATCTTGGGATCTTTAAGTCCTCCAACGCCAACCAAATTTAGAACTTGAAGAGAAGGAAAACATTCATTAACTTTGTTTAGGTCCTCATCTTCAAGTCTAATAAATTCAAGTGTCAAACTTGTTAGCCTTGTCATTGGATTTAATCCATCAACCGAGAGCCAAGCATTCTTCACCTCTAGCTCCATAAGACCATTGCCTACATACACAAAAAAACAAAGGCAATGGCTTTTGCATAAGCAACAATATAACTTAAAGAATAAGAGAAAGCTTTAATCTTTTATGCAACCAAAACAAAACTGACACTGAATTCATGTTACCAAGAATGCAGACCGGACCGGGTCAGTACGAGTAACCCAACTCACTACATTAGATTGTTTAccatttttgtatatataatttttgtgtttatgtatatatgttaacGGGATAATTGCTCTTACTGAATTGGAACACAAGCGATTCAAAATGACCGGGAGATAGTAGTAACAGAGTTCATTTCTAAAGGTATGCTTAACCATCATTCACTATCCtatctctcaaaattttaacacaatttaagCTTCACAAGTACAATTTACCTTAAAACGACTCCATTAAGGTCAATTTCAAACTAATTATAGTGTATCCAAATaccaaataagaaataaaatgaaattgcaAGTGCCAAGAAACTCACAACAAGAAGAAATCAAGCTCAAAATCTGAGATTTCCTCCAGCAAGATTGTATCCAAAAATCCGAAATCGACAGCTTCCCTAGGTCGCCGCAAACCTTGGGCAACCACTCCTTGACGAACCCCACATCAGTCAAATACAAATCATCCGACTCGTCATCCACGTCGTCATACGAGATATTCCTGAGCGATTTATCGACTCCAATTGAGATTGAGTTTAGACAGGGAGCCTGGCCGACAAGGTTATTAAAGATTGCCTTGAAAGGAGTGACGTGGTCCTTGGTCTCCGGCGAGCGGGATTTGAGGTAGCGAGACAAGGTGCAGAGGAGGTTAAGGGAACGGACCTCGCGAGTGAGAGAGTTCAGTGTTTTGGAGGCGACTCGGCACCGAGCAACGTCGGCAGAATCAGTGAGTCGACTGAGGATATCAACGACAAGAGATGGGGGAAGATCATCCATTGAGAAAAATTgaagaggaaaagggaaaataagaCAAGACAGCTGAATGGAAGGTGTTGGAATTGTTTCAAACGGTATTACTACCATTCAGAATCTGACCAACTTACATAATGGtcatgtttttcattttaatatctaaaatgccattttcattttgtatCCAAAATTACGATAACACCTCCAATGATTGTTGGAAATGTCTAAAAAGCCATACAAGCGATTAAAACGACAACTGAATGCTATTGCTATGCTAGTTATTTGTTTTTAGGCATGTTTTACTTGTCACTccacaattaattaatttttaaaaattaaaaatactttttataccttttatattttttaataattttttgaaattttaaatattaaaaaattatttatttattgatacgACATCCACCTAAATATCATACCTGCAAAATTAATAGgcattaattttgtttttgagtaatttaacaaacaattttaaatttaagtgttaggaaatttaaatagaagaaaattgGAGGACAAATCTAACCAAACCATTACCATCCTAAACTAGAAGCAGCCGAAAGCCCAAGACCAAAcatttgaatgaaaatggtgGCCTTTGTGACTCTTTGTTTAACTTCATTATTCCTTGACTGATACAGTAATTGAACAGGGAACCACcacaaacatgtttaaaatggttTAAGCTTTGGATAAAAAGTTCAGTGCATACGATTGTGATCCCATCACCTAATGGAGCAAGCGAAATTTCGACAAGAGGATCCGCTGCCAGCAACTTGTTAAATTCCAGTGTTCTTTCTCTGCCCTCCCTCAGTATCTCTGGAGTGCACTCTTCCGGCATTGCAACTGATCCCGCCCACAGTGTGTTATCATACACAACAATCCCACCAACCTTCACCAATTTCATCAACCTCTCGTGGTACTTCCAGTAATTGATCTTGTCGGCATCGATAAAAGCAAAGTCGAAGCCATTTTCATTTCCAGGCTGAAACAGGAAATAATGATAAATGCAAGGACAATGAATGAAAACCAAGAACaaggattttaaaatacttCATCCTTATATCTTCAAGGAGCTGGTCAAGGACCGGCAAAGCTTCCGACTCTATGAATTCGATTTTGTTCTCGACACCGGCTTTTCTGATAACTGGTAACCCTATCTCATATGCCTCTCGATTCATATCTATGGCTACAATCTACACAAAAACAAATGGTAAAAAAGAGTATATAGACGAGATCGAGTAAATGGCCTTCAAACCTCCACGGTCAATTCTACAGATTGCTTACTTGCGGGCTAAGGTATTAGTCTTGGTGGAAGAGATGTATTATATACCTTGCCATCCTCTGGGATTGTAAAAGCAGTAAGGAGAAGGGAGTATCCAGTGAAAACTCCGACTTCAATTGTCCTTTTCGCATTTGTAAGCTTCAAGAGCATGGCAATTAGCTGCCCTGCATCAGGTGCAGTAGCCATTATAGCCCTGTAAAATAACAACTTAAGtacaaatcaattcatttcatttcataagcTAACACAGTAATTTTGCAAGGTAATCTACTACCTTGGGTGGGTAGCAGTCATATCCCTTAGCTCTTTCAACAGCTCCGGTTCACGTGGATACACATTAGTCTCTAGTACATACTGTCACATTATTGAAAAATGTCTTAAGAAACTAAACaagataaaaagaaatgaaatgatttAAGAGAGAGCAATACCTGATACAGTTCTCCACTTTGCAATAACCCCTTGCTGAAACTTGctgatcttttcttttcattatccATACCTCTCAAATTGTTCCTAACAATAACTTCACATTATATAAAGTAAAAACAATTACTACAAAAACTGGTTCTGTAGTTCATAATGGAAACTAATTGTGACTTGAAAATATAGacatggaaaaaaaaagggatggTTTCAAAATCTGGAGCCATGTCCACCATTAACATTTCATGATCCAAAAGATCAATAGAGCAACTAAAACCGACAGTGAAGAGCTTAATTGGCAGAATGGCAAcccaaaaaaagagaaattgaaaAGTTGAGTCATGGATGGAAGATCGATCCTAAGCATTTAACCAATGAACAGTCTGAATAAAATAACGGAAAGTTGATAATTCAAAGGATGATTAAATCCGGTGGTCCtgttagtgtaacaccccttaccttgTTTCATAAGAAACTTATCTTGCCATGGAGTTATTCTCCTGTTTTCACTAAAAATCTATGGAAGAATTTAGAAACTTGAGCTTGAAAGGGTTGAAAAATGGTAGAGAATAAcctaaatgaaagaaaaggaaagtttAGCTAAAATTGCCTATGAGAAAAGTGGGAGAGAGAATGAAATGATGATGCTCTACACAAATATCTTCAAATATtcgtttatatttttaaaattccagGTCTTATTCAATATCACCAACATTCATTTCCAGGTCTTACTCAAACGAATCAAAtagggatttttttttgtaacatttttaaaatttctgaccattcaaatattcaatcataCCTAGATATTAAATTCGAGccttaattgaaatattttatacaaattttgagatatttacactttagtccctacgTTCAAAACTAACCACTCTCATTTTACAACCATTTAATATCACAAGATTCAAGATTCAACAATGGCACTATttataaacttcaaaattaacaCATGGGTCAACTAAAACAAAccctcaaaatttctaaaacataaaaattacaagaaaatagacTATAGTTGAACATACCAATTAAGGTTTAAGCTTCCAGCGCACccttgggtttttctttttctttgtttcggCCTTGGGAGGAAAAAGATGACGAATAATGTCTTTTTCCTCCGCCAACATAtaatatacattaaaatatttaagttataaaatcaataatctttttcttaataaatcTAATATTCCTTCAGCCTAACCGCCCACTACGCATATTAAAACATTGATCCTacattctaattaaaaattcacAAGCAATTGTTTCTctataccttaattaattactaatttatcaaatatctaaaatttaattcaactctataaatattt
This genomic stretch from Gossypium raimondii isolate GPD5lz chromosome 6, ASM2569854v1, whole genome shotgun sequence harbors:
- the LOC105774576 gene encoding probable caffeoyl-CoA O-methyltransferase At4g26220, whose product is MYIICWRRKKTLFVIFFLPRPKQRKRKTQGCAGSLNLNWNNLRGMDNEKKRSASFSKGLLQSGELYQYVLETNVYPREPELLKELRDMTATHPRAIMATAPDAGQLIAMLLKLTNAKRTIEVGVFTGYSLLLTAFTIPEDGKIVAIDMNREAYEIGLPVIRKAGVENKIEFIESEALPVLDQLLEDIRMKYFKILPGNENGFDFAFIDADKINYWKYHERLMKLVKVGGIVVYDNTLWAGSVAMPEECTPEILREGRERTLEFNKLLAADPLVEISLAPLGDGITIVCTELFIQSLNHFKHVCGGSLFNYCISQGIMKLNKESQRPPFSFKCLVLGFRLLLV
- the LOC105772967 gene encoding F-box/LRR-repeat protein At4g29420 encodes the protein MVVIPFETIPTPSIQLSCLIFPFPLQFFSMDDLPPSLVVDILSRLTDSADVARCRVASKTLNSLTREVRSLNLLCTLSRYLKSRSPETKDHVTPFKAIFNNLVGQAPCLNSISIGVDKSLRNISYDDVDDESDDLYLTDVGFVKEWLPKVCGDLGKLSISDFWIQSCWRKSQILSLISSCCNGLMELEVKNAWLSVDGLNPMTRLTSLTLEFIRLEDEDLNKVNECFPSLQVLNLVGVGGLKDPKIHLLHLKSCLWTVSNAPLSLTIFAPNLVKLRLKCIKPKSLVLDTPLLSDFHLSVEEASDFRVKEFHNLGNLHLESSSLCCLLGMFPSGKSVRKLTVNSLKWTATIKFRLEAVFDVFPNATYLNIGPGAWCEAENCFRKGGLEDRNALKELREIVANLVVYDIEVTLSFIFSILDKCTKLSDMALLFHPKGDYKLARSLIPRCTAYCPRVKWRWGMREGPKDTWVSVGM